One Nonomuraea africana DNA segment encodes these proteins:
- a CDS encoding 2'-5' RNA ligase family protein: MTVQLEHKSVAVSPLAIAADDPVGTVRCLVSITGIEDNVGDIIMPGAFTRTIALRRPKGIHSHDTKKWVSRAEQYEEWLPGDPRLPKHTKDGKPWPAEAGAVFVRALYNLNTKAGRDAYEEAKFYGESSEGEWSIGYSVPPGGARKDTKSGVRRIYDLDWFEYSQVLFGAASHTMTLSVKSGIVSKADLAGEWDELLDGYDDGADAAGEPQSVDELRAMVSLTIPADVAQAVAVDGGLEAGELHVTLAYLGKGLDEAALADAAVVVEQVAAASEPLSGIIGGIGAFPEGEDGVPAWVPVDVPGLAELRQRVVAALDEAGIWYAADHGFTPHMTLTYLEPGTPLPSPVAATPVTFGAVTLAVEDDHEDFPLAGTADASTPPADEVPEPGLKQEGGRWETKAGRVLSDRNLKRMRQAVEILQEIMKEAGGWEELDEHDPARHQPPEMPPEPTIMPDSTAPSAMPNELKHLTAEELGAGRAVLEFLAAR; the protein is encoded by the coding sequence ATGACGGTGCAGCTGGAACACAAGTCGGTCGCGGTCTCACCGCTGGCCATCGCAGCAGACGATCCCGTGGGGACCGTGCGCTGCCTGGTCTCCATCACCGGCATCGAGGACAACGTCGGCGACATCATCATGCCGGGCGCCTTCACGCGCACGATCGCCCTACGCCGCCCGAAGGGCATTCACTCGCATGACACCAAGAAGTGGGTGTCGCGGGCGGAACAGTACGAAGAGTGGCTGCCCGGCGATCCGAGGCTGCCCAAGCACACCAAGGACGGCAAGCCGTGGCCGGCCGAGGCGGGAGCGGTGTTCGTGCGCGCTCTCTACAACCTGAACACCAAGGCGGGCCGGGACGCCTACGAAGAGGCCAAGTTCTACGGCGAGTCCAGCGAGGGTGAGTGGTCCATCGGCTACTCGGTGCCGCCCGGCGGCGCCCGCAAGGACACCAAGAGCGGCGTCCGCCGTATCTATGACCTGGATTGGTTCGAGTACTCGCAGGTGCTGTTCGGCGCCGCCTCGCACACCATGACGCTCAGCGTGAAGTCAGGCATCGTCTCGAAGGCCGACCTGGCTGGGGAGTGGGATGAGCTGCTCGACGGCTACGACGACGGCGCCGACGCTGCCGGTGAGCCGCAGAGCGTGGACGAGCTTCGGGCGATGGTGTCGCTCACCATCCCCGCCGACGTCGCCCAGGCCGTCGCCGTCGACGGCGGACTCGAGGCGGGGGAGCTGCATGTGACGCTCGCCTACCTCGGTAAGGGGCTGGACGAGGCGGCCCTGGCTGACGCTGCCGTGGTGGTCGAGCAGGTCGCCGCCGCCTCCGAGCCCTTGTCGGGCATCATCGGCGGCATCGGCGCCTTCCCCGAGGGCGAGGACGGTGTACCCGCGTGGGTGCCCGTCGATGTGCCCGGTCTGGCCGAGCTGCGCCAGCGGGTCGTGGCCGCGCTGGACGAGGCAGGCATCTGGTATGCCGCCGACCACGGGTTCACCCCGCATATGACCCTCACCTACCTGGAGCCCGGCACCCCGCTCCCCTCCCCCGTGGCGGCCACGCCGGTCACGTTCGGCGCGGTAACGCTCGCGGTCGAAGACGACCATGAGGACTTCCCTCTCGCCGGTACGGCCGACGCCAGCACACCGCCCGCAGACGAGGTGCCGGAGCCGGGCCTGAAGCAGGAGGGCGGCCGCTGGGAGACGAAGGCGGGCCGTGTCCTGTCCGACCGCAACTTGAAGCGGATGCGGCAGGCCGTCGAGATCCTGCAGGAGATCATGAAAGAGGCTGGCGGCTGGGAGGAGCTGGACGAGCACGATCCCGCCAGGCATCAGCCGCCCGAGATGCCGCCTGAGCCGACGATCATGCCGGACTCCACCGCCCCCTCGGCGATGCCCAACGAACTCAAGCACCTCACCGCCGAGGAACTCGGCGCGGGGAGGGCTGTCCTCGAGTTCCTGGCGGCCAGGTGA
- a CDS encoding IPT/TIG domain-containing protein — MDSGIRWRVGFLVGVILGATALLILLLHWQPVAVLVPAELSTTPSTNQGVMMALYAANGTQLTKAAATAKTAAVPVTDPIVRVSENLYEGSRLDGTSFPEGKRKLRFPKDALIPTSRLNGCFPDATIGSVTPATGAAAGDTTVTVRGANFTPGTTVTFGGTAATSVVVVDETRITCKTPAKTVGAVAVAVTTDAGTVSKAGGFTYA, encoded by the coding sequence ATGGACTCGGGGATCAGGTGGCGCGTCGGCTTCCTCGTCGGCGTCATACTCGGCGCGACGGCCCTGCTCATCCTGCTGCTTCACTGGCAGCCGGTCGCAGTGCTCGTCCCAGCCGAGCTGTCCACCACCCCCTCCACTAATCAGGGGGTAATGATGGCTCTGTACGCCGCGAACGGCACCCAGCTCACCAAGGCGGCGGCCACCGCCAAGACCGCTGCGGTGCCGGTGACCGATCCGATTGTCCGCGTCAGCGAAAACCTGTACGAGGGCAGCCGTCTGGACGGCACGTCCTTCCCAGAGGGCAAGCGGAAGCTGCGCTTCCCCAAGGACGCGCTCATCCCGACGTCACGGCTCAACGGTTGCTTCCCCGACGCCACCATCGGCTCGGTGACCCCGGCCACCGGCGCGGCCGCGGGCGACACCACGGTGACCGTCCGCGGCGCGAACTTCACGCCCGGCACGACGGTGACGTTCGGCGGGACCGCCGCCACCAGCGTGGTGGTGGTCGACGAGACCAGGATCACGTGCAAGACGCCCGCGAAGACGGTGGGGGCCGTCGCCGTGGCGGTGACCACCGACGCAGGCACGGTGTCCAAGGCGGGCGGCTTCACCTACGCCTGA
- a CDS encoding XF1762 family protein has translation MSELRLAPVTFAQACGFVDSHHRHHRPPRGHKFSIGVVDGGVEEFDSGAQEIKVRGGRLVGVAIVGRPVARHFDTGEALEVTRVATDGTRNACSILYGAAWRAGKALGYQRMITYTRADEDGASLRAVGWEPVAVRPPRRGWSCPSRPRAGGDTEPVGRTLWQAPGSA, from the coding sequence GTGAGCGAACTGCGCCTGGCCCCGGTCACGTTCGCGCAGGCGTGCGGCTTCGTCGACAGCCACCACCGTCATCATCGGCCGCCGCGGGGCCACAAGTTCTCCATCGGTGTCGTCGACGGCGGCGTTGAGGAGTTCGATTCCGGCGCGCAGGAGATCAAAGTTCGGGGTGGGCGGCTGGTCGGCGTGGCGATCGTCGGCCGCCCTGTCGCCCGGCACTTCGACACGGGTGAGGCGCTGGAGGTGACCAGGGTGGCCACGGACGGCACCCGGAACGCGTGCAGCATCCTGTACGGCGCCGCCTGGCGGGCGGGCAAGGCTCTCGGATACCAGCGGATGATCACCTACACGCGCGCCGATGAGGACGGCGCGTCGCTGCGCGCGGTCGGGTGGGAGCCTGTCGCGGTACGGCCGCCGCGGCGGGGCTGGTCGTGCCCTTCCCGTCCGCGCGCTGGTGGGGACACTGAGCCGGTGGGTCGCACGCTGTGGCAGGCTCCCGGTTCGGCTTAG
- a CDS encoding pentapeptide repeat-containing protein, with the protein MRLKVYASQLARLVAALAGAALIGVLVWVLGPGAKWTLTNLDGVTELSGDKLATALDAIRGRALAILTGIAALVAVYYTARNARTAREALQLSQENLRLSEQGHVTDRYTKAIEQLGSEKADIRLGGIYALERIAHDSPRDRQTILDVLCTFVRDHSHDKDSRHRPDVGDHPDTPRVTRPSLRADLGAALKVISRADRSPDDRIDLSQANLHGVDLVRGNYSRANLSYTNLTRANLLKANLSGSLMLFTDFTRAHLQDADLRDAILMGTNFANANIRGTDFRGADREKAEWLGAHDSDETLWHTNDDLPS; encoded by the coding sequence ATGCGCCTCAAGGTGTACGCCAGCCAGCTCGCCCGCCTGGTAGCCGCCCTTGCCGGGGCAGCACTCATTGGCGTGCTGGTATGGGTTCTTGGGCCTGGGGCCAAATGGACGCTCACGAACCTCGACGGGGTCACAGAGCTCAGCGGAGACAAGCTCGCGACTGCTCTCGATGCCATTCGAGGTCGAGCATTAGCCATCCTTACAGGCATCGCGGCGCTGGTCGCTGTCTACTACACCGCAAGAAACGCGCGGACGGCTCGTGAAGCCCTACAGCTCAGCCAGGAAAATCTACGACTGAGTGAGCAAGGCCATGTCACTGACCGATACACCAAGGCTATCGAGCAACTAGGTTCAGAGAAGGCCGATATCCGCCTCGGTGGTATCTACGCCTTGGAGCGAATTGCTCACGACTCACCTCGCGACCGTCAGACAATCCTGGATGTCTTGTGTACCTTCGTCCGCGATCACTCGCACGACAAGGATTCTCGCCACCGGCCGGATGTTGGGGATCATCCGGACACTCCGCGTGTAACCCGGCCATCCTTAAGAGCAGACCTTGGGGCGGCTCTCAAGGTGATATCCAGGGCCGACCGTTCGCCAGATGACCGAATCGACCTCAGCCAGGCGAACCTCCACGGCGTAGACCTCGTGCGAGGGAACTACAGCAGAGCCAACCTCTCATATACAAACCTCACCCGCGCCAATCTTCTCAAAGCGAACCTATCGGGCTCGCTCATGCTGTTCACCGATTTCACACGGGCCCATCTTCAAGACGCCGACCTCCGCGACGCGATACTCATGGGTACGAACTTTGCGAATGCGAACATTCGCGGCACGGACTTCCGTGGGGCCGACCGAGAAAAGGCCGAATGGTTAGGCGCGCATGACAGTGATGAAACTCTGTGGCATACAAACGACGACCTTCCCTCCTAG